One window of Candidatus Omnitrophota bacterium genomic DNA carries:
- the surE gene encoding 5'/3'-nucleotidase SurE: protein MTKKRPIILVTNDDGIHSPGLSALAESLKTVGEVWVIAPDRERSAVSHSFTMNHPIRAHRLEERVYVLDGTPADCVMFGLRGFLEKPPQLVASGINRGPNLGIDTVYSGTVAAAHEGHLCGAPSFAISMNIPAQPGEYRYETGARFAAILANAILARHMPDGSFFNVNVPALPWQELKGVSITRLGQRIYRDRIIKRLDPQGRDYYWIGGEEPTWVQAEGTDFHALETNKISVTPLGHDFTQFHAIPELDLWNLS from the coding sequence ATGACGAAAAAACGCCCCATAATCCTGGTAACCAACGACGACGGAATCCATTCCCCCGGCCTTTCCGCCTTGGCTGAATCCCTCAAAACGGTAGGGGAAGTATGGGTGATCGCTCCCGACCGCGAGCGCAGCGCCGTATCCCATTCCTTCACCATGAACCATCCCATCCGCGCGCATCGTCTCGAGGAGCGCGTTTACGTGCTGGATGGAACTCCGGCGGATTGCGTGATGTTCGGGCTGCGCGGATTTTTGGAAAAACCGCCGCAGTTGGTGGCGTCCGGCATCAACCGAGGCCCCAATCTGGGCATCGATACGGTTTATTCCGGAACCGTCGCCGCCGCCCATGAAGGGCATCTTTGCGGCGCGCCTTCCTTCGCCATTTCCATGAACATTCCCGCGCAGCCGGGCGAGTATCGTTACGAGACGGGGGCGCGCTTCGCCGCCATTCTCGCCAACGCCATCCTCGCCCGCCACATGCCCGACGGCTCTTTCTTCAACGTCAATGTTCCAGCGCTTCCGTGGCAGGAATTGAAGGGCGTTTCCATCACCCGGCTGGGCCAGCGGATTTACCGCGACCGCATCATCAAGCGGCTCGATCCCCAAGGACGGGATTACTATTGGATCGGCGGTGAAGAACCTACCTGGGTGCAGGCGGAAGGAACCGACTTTCACGCTTTGGAGACGAACAAGATTTCCGTAACTCCGCTGGGGCACGATTTCACCCAATTCCACGCCATCCCGGAATTGGACCTATGGAATCTCTC
- a CDS encoding CHAD domain-containing protein: MSDKTFDFLLAPIRPGDPIELAGRKVVAGLFKGMEEREEGTKKGENIEDLHRMRVFIRRMRVCLRTFKPVYGNEYVQSMTSGLKQIADLLGEVRDIDVFVDFLRNCESAMPKDIVPAAEILIETRLAMREKGLKKIQTELDGSAFQQWKDRFREQLAKGSPTVSDRRNVHSSLPEMILSAYGVVLSYRNRVDGAPSSTLHELRICNKRFRYLCESFQDCFDERMAAIVKDLKQLQDLLGDIQDKNRDIQSIENNISELTAGAKNRKKEDSLKSLLQLVKKKETKARRAFFAFWKKFALEENEDRLRYIIRHAMKSEKLSPKQP, encoded by the coding sequence ATGAGCGATAAAACCTTCGATTTTTTGCTTGCGCCTATCCGGCCCGGCGATCCTATCGAATTGGCGGGGAGAAAAGTCGTCGCCGGTCTGTTTAAGGGCATGGAGGAACGCGAGGAAGGAACGAAAAAGGGAGAAAATATCGAAGATCTTCACCGGATGCGGGTTTTTATACGCCGGATGCGCGTCTGCCTGCGCACTTTCAAGCCGGTTTACGGTAACGAGTACGTCCAATCGATGACCAGCGGTTTGAAACAAATCGCCGATCTTCTAGGCGAAGTGCGGGATATCGACGTATTCGTAGACTTTTTGCGGAATTGCGAATCCGCCATGCCCAAAGACATTGTTCCCGCCGCCGAGATTCTGATCGAAACCCGCCTGGCTATGCGGGAAAAAGGTTTAAAGAAAATCCAAACCGAGTTGGACGGTTCCGCTTTTCAACAATGGAAAGATCGTTTCCGCGAACAATTGGCGAAGGGATCGCCTACGGTTTCCGATCGCCGGAACGTGCATTCGTCTCTTCCTGAAATGATATTGTCCGCCTATGGCGTCGTTTTATCCTATCGGAATCGCGTGGATGGCGCTCCCTCCTCCACGTTGCACGAGTTGCGCATCTGCAATAAGCGTTTCCGCTACCTCTGCGAATCGTTCCAAGATTGCTTCGACGAACGCATGGCGGCCATCGTAAAAGATTTGAAACAGTTGCAGGATTTATTAGGCGATATTCAAGATAAAAACAGGGACATCCAATCGATCGAAAATAATATTTCCGAACTGACGGCCGGCGCGAAGAACCGAAAAAAGGAAGATTCGTTGAAATCGCTCTTGCAACTCGTCAAAAAGAAAGAAACCAAAGCGCGCCGCGCTTTTTTCGCATTTTGGAAAAAATTCGCTTTGGAGGAGAACGAAGACCGCCTTCGATACATCATCCGCCATGCGATGAAATCCGAAAAATTATCCCCAAAACAACCGTAG
- the rpmA gene encoding 50S ribosomal protein L27 has protein sequence MAHVKSGGGKQKNGRDSNSKRLGVKRYGGQQVNAGTIIVRQRGTKFHPGDNVGLGSDYTLFALVTGQVKFEDKKNRKYVSVVPAA, from the coding sequence ATGGCTCACGTTAAAAGCGGCGGCGGCAAGCAGAAAAACGGACGCGACAGCAATTCCAAACGTCTCGGCGTCAAACGGTACGGCGGTCAACAAGTGAATGCGGGGACGATCATCGTCCGCCAGCGGGGCACGAAATTTCATCCGGGCGACAATGTCGGCCTCGGCAGCGACTACACCCTTTTCGCCCTGGTTACGGGACAGGTCAAGTTCGAAGACAAGAAGAACCGGAAGTACGTATCCGTAGTTCCAGCCGCTTGA
- a CDS encoding 2-dehydropantoate 2-reductase yields MSRHLIFGAGAIGTLLGGLLAGAGNETVFIGRKWNVEGIRSKGIRISGLWGEHVISPQPAYETIGEIPPKDRQFDLVFLCVKAFSTEEAIDACAPIFHDSTLAVSCQNGYGNCQTIAQKIGWDRTLGARVITGVELYEPGAVRVTVHADAVRLGHYRREFPFDRLQTIASRMREAGIPIEATDQLEQYIWAKILYNAALNPMGALLGVAYGALGESEETRAIMNRIIEEAFAATTAHGIRQFWPTPEEYQQVFYEKMLPPTAAHFPSMLRDLEKGRRTEIDALNGAICALGAEKGIPTPVNDAIAGLLRFREKLGGKR; encoded by the coding sequence ATGTCGCGGCATCTCATTTTCGGCGCAGGAGCGATCGGGACGTTGCTCGGCGGCCTTTTGGCGGGCGCGGGCAATGAAACAGTCTTCATTGGCCGGAAATGGAACGTGGAGGGGATTCGATCCAAAGGGATCCGCATTTCCGGACTTTGGGGCGAGCATGTTATTTCTCCGCAACCCGCCTATGAAACCATCGGCGAAATCCCGCCGAAAGACCGCCAATTCGATTTGGTTTTCCTCTGCGTCAAAGCTTTTTCAACGGAAGAAGCGATCGACGCCTGCGCTCCCATATTTCATGATTCGACGTTAGCCGTCTCTTGCCAAAACGGCTACGGCAACTGCCAGACCATCGCGCAAAAGATCGGCTGGGACCGCACGCTCGGCGCCCGGGTAATTACCGGCGTCGAACTCTACGAACCCGGCGCCGTGCGCGTTACCGTCCATGCCGACGCCGTGCGTCTGGGCCATTACCGCCGCGAATTCCCCTTCGACCGCCTGCAAACCATCGCCAGCCGTATGCGCGAGGCGGGAATTCCCATCGAAGCCACGGATCAATTGGAGCAATATATTTGGGCGAAAATTCTCTATAACGCCGCGCTCAATCCAATGGGCGCTCTATTAGGCGTTGCTTATGGCGCGTTGGGAGAAAGCGAAGAGACCCGCGCCATCATGAACCGAATCATCGAAGAAGCCTTCGCCGCGACTACCGCCCACGGCATCCGGCAATTCTGGCCAACGCCCGAAGAGTACCAGCAGGTTTTCTACGAAAAAATGCTGCCGCCCACCGCCGCCCATTTCCCCTCCATGCTGCGGGATTTGGAAAAAGGCCGCCGCACCGAAATCGACGCCCTCAACGGCGCCATCTGCGCGCTGGGCGCAGAAAAAGGAATCCCTACTCCCGTCAACGACGCCATTGCGGGACTTTTGCGCTTCCGGGAAAAACTAGGCGGGAAGCGATAA
- a CDS encoding bis-aminopropyl spermidine synthase family protein: MNNSHPSSSLSSMEFLAELAQSVQLREGAEGVSKALWSLFRGRVDSTRAWSRELHIPIPVLAALRRELEKRDILQIGKGFVFTANGRQRLEGMFSGQTCPDSLCSVCQGRGAIFPPELTPVLEEFRVLCEKRPEADVSLDQSHATPETCVRKAFLLLEKGVLASSIFFLGDDDMISIACWLMRKHFLPRAAEAGKIAVLELDRRYLDAIKEISHGDVETCEYDAREELPAQYGQSFAVALTDPAYTENALTVFSYRCLCALQAGGTLLLSLPLPDSSNLQSIQLQLLQMGFAIREILPRFNEYIGASIHAHVSSLFCCERVGASSPEKIFTLRYTPFYTGDDGLPGGVYECALCSAVQSVGPGCEFLTIQDLKKAGCHECGHYSFRRAGSRSRENAGEEMET; the protein is encoded by the coding sequence ATGAACAACAGCCATCCATCCTCATCTCTGTCTTCCATGGAATTTCTGGCGGAATTGGCGCAATCCGTGCAGTTGCGCGAGGGGGCGGAAGGCGTTTCTAAAGCCCTGTGGAGTCTTTTTCGCGGACGCGTCGATTCCACACGCGCCTGGTCGCGGGAGCTGCATATCCCCATTCCCGTCCTGGCGGCGTTGCGCCGGGAATTGGAGAAAAGAGATATTCTTCAGATCGGAAAGGGATTCGTTTTTACGGCGAACGGCCGCCAGCGTCTGGAGGGAATGTTCAGCGGCCAAACTTGTCCCGATTCGCTCTGTTCCGTCTGCCAGGGCCGGGGGGCTATTTTTCCGCCCGAATTGACGCCGGTGTTGGAGGAATTTCGCGTTCTATGCGAAAAGCGCCCCGAAGCGGACGTCTCCCTCGATCAAAGCCACGCCACGCCGGAAACCTGCGTGCGCAAGGCTTTTTTGCTTTTGGAAAAAGGGGTGCTGGCTTCCTCCATCTTCTTTCTCGGCGACGACGATATGATCTCCATCGCCTGCTGGCTCATGCGCAAGCATTTCCTGCCCCGCGCCGCCGAAGCGGGAAAAATCGCGGTTTTGGAACTGGATCGGCGCTACTTGGACGCTATCAAGGAAATCAGCCACGGGGATGTCGAAACTTGCGAATACGACGCGCGGGAGGAGCTTCCCGCGCAATACGGGCAATCTTTCGCCGTGGCTTTGACGGATCCGGCCTATACGGAAAACGCCCTGACGGTTTTTTCCTACCGCTGCTTATGCGCTTTGCAAGCAGGGGGAACTTTATTGCTTTCCTTACCCCTGCCCGACTCGTCAAACCTGCAATCCATCCAACTCCAACTTCTGCAAATGGGCTTCGCGATTCGGGAGATTCTACCGCGTTTCAACGAGTATATCGGCGCATCGATCCATGCCCACGTCTCCAGTTTATTTTGTTGCGAGCGAGTTGGCGCTTCATCACCTGAAAAAATTTTTACTTTGCGTTATACTCCTTTTTATACGGGAGACGATGGTCTTCCTGGGGGCGTGTACGAATGCGCGCTCTGCTCTGCCGTACAATCCGTGGGTCCAGGCTGCGAGTTCTTGACAATACAAGACTTAAAGAAAGCCGGATGCCATGAATGCGGCCATTATTCTTTTCGGCGCGCCGGTTCCAGAAGCCGGGAAAACGCTGGAGAGGAGATGGAAACTTGA
- a CDS encoding tetratricopeptide repeat protein, with amino-acid sequence MASINRYFFLLTLFLIPSAGWGKDISADSPQTLEEYIALPEEQIDPARAALLLVKEASPEIDIESYLQRVDAMAEELRPRLEGDLSLTAKLEAIGRYIFKEKGFHIGGGNEGNIHFESMLDKKEGNCYRFSFLYLALGWRLKIPFQKIFVYYPDHALIRYDDGKEVRYIETTSNGVVLTDLNHLGGSPYIALKPRQTTSTLWMQEGTSAYVQRNDKEKALEAFSKTLKFFPDFPPTLIYMGIVLDKMGKSEEGIASIRKAIKLCPHYAIAYYNLGCIYIACEKWDDALEAFLTALNEKPDFKAVLKIFPTTPNYAMVLNNLGIVYEKKNDFEKAFYYFQKAYELDPQLLEASSNLIKIYIKFGVDNLQKKNGQDALADFQKALGLSPNLSWIHSFIGHAYIALNETENAIFHFRQALESDPKTAGPPFHQAITYQSLGDIYLRLEKWDDAQEAYLKAIEKNPNLALAYCHLGMIYDKKKDRDKALWYFQKALELDPKMPDLSRNLAIFYLNWGLEFCKEEKWDEAEEKFLKVIEIDSYNANAYNSLGGVYIKKSEYEKALSHLHKAIDLNTRHREAYNNLAVLLLQMDKYEEAWQIAEDCAEWGKPLPEEIKQEIRRVLGAKADGL; translated from the coding sequence GTGGCTTCCATAAACCGATATTTCTTCCTTTTGACTCTGTTTCTCATCCCATCGGCGGGCTGGGGTAAAGATATATCCGCCGACTCTCCCCAAACTTTGGAAGAATACATCGCCCTGCCGGAAGAGCAAATCGATCCCGCCCGCGCCGCTCTTCTCCTCGTAAAAGAGGCCAGTCCCGAAATCGACATCGAATCCTACCTCCAGCGCGTCGACGCCATGGCTGAGGAACTGCGCCCGCGACTAGAGGGAGACCTGTCCCTCACCGCCAAACTGGAAGCGATCGGACGGTATATTTTTAAAGAAAAAGGCTTTCATATTGGCGGGGGAAACGAAGGAAACATCCATTTCGAAAGTATGTTGGATAAAAAAGAAGGCAATTGTTATCGGTTTTCGTTTCTCTACCTGGCGCTGGGCTGGCGGTTAAAAATTCCTTTTCAGAAGATTTTCGTCTATTATCCCGATCACGCCTTGATCCGTTATGATGATGGAAAAGAAGTCCGTTATATCGAAACGACGTCAAACGGCGTTGTTTTAACCGATCTTAATCATCTAGGCGGCAGTCCATATATAGCGCTGAAACCTCGCCAGACGACGAGCACCCTCTGGATGCAAGAAGGAACTTCCGCCTATGTGCAGCGCAACGATAAAGAAAAAGCCCTTGAAGCCTTCAGTAAGACGCTTAAGTTTTTCCCCGATTTCCCTCCAACGTTGATATATATGGGTATAGTTCTTGACAAAATGGGAAAAAGCGAGGAAGGGATCGCGTCTATACGCAAAGCCATCAAATTATGCCCTCATTACGCCATAGCTTATTATAATCTTGGTTGTATTTATATAGCATGTGAAAAATGGGATGACGCCTTAGAGGCTTTTCTAACGGCGTTAAATGAAAAACCCGACTTTAAGGCGGTATTGAAAATATTTCCCACCACTCCGAATTACGCAATGGTCTTGAACAACCTCGGAATCGTATACGAAAAAAAGAACGACTTCGAAAAAGCCTTTTATTATTTCCAAAAAGCGTATGAACTCGATCCTCAACTATTGGAGGCTTCAAGCAATCTGATCAAGATATATATAAAATTCGGCGTTGACAATCTGCAAAAGAAAAATGGTCAAGACGCCCTCGCGGACTTTCAAAAGGCGTTGGGCTTGAGTCCTAATCTATCGTGGATTCATAGTTTTATCGGTCACGCCTATATCGCGTTGAACGAAACGGAAAATGCAATTTTTCATTTCCGGCAAGCTCTTGAATCCGATCCCAAAACAGCGGGACCGCCTTTTCATCAAGCCATTACTTATCAATCGTTAGGCGATATCTACCTGCGTCTCGAAAAGTGGGATGACGCTCAAGAGGCTTATTTGAAGGCGATCGAAAAAAATCCCAATCTCGCCCTAGCTTATTGCCATCTGGGCATGATCTACGATAAAAAGAAGGATAGGGATAAAGCGTTATGGTATTTTCAAAAAGCATTGGAACTCGATCCGAAAATGCCGGATTTATCGCGCAACTTGGCTATTTTTTATTTGAATTGGGGTCTCGAATTTTGTAAAGAGGAAAAATGGGACGAGGCGGAGGAAAAGTTTTTGAAGGTTATCGAAATCGATTCCTATAATGCAAATGCCTATAACAGCCTGGGCGGCGTTTATATAAAAAAATCCGAGTATGAAAAAGCGTTGAGCCATCTCCATAAAGCCATCGATCTTAATACAAGACACAGAGAAGCGTACAACAATCTAGCGGTTCTTCTCTTGCAAATGGACAAATACGAAGAAGCCTGGCAGATCGCAGAAGATTGCGCCGAGTGGGGAAAGCCGCTGCCGGAAGAGATTAAGCAAGAAATACGGCGCGTATTGGGGGCGAAAGCGGATGGATTATAA
- a CDS encoding ABC transporter permease subunit yields the protein MNSQNLDEELMFAQDYVMDEAAQQRRYWLSILFSGPRVVNNPIIMRELLSRLRGVGSFVFLGVFIATCSFAFCAIWQELQNTPDGWLLESRRYFLLFNVCIGGAICLTVPLLGATCFNIEHERRTWEMLLAAPLNLSAILLGKLISSIAFAVLALTSIIPLYGMFATVAKTSYAELIFSVLFLFEAIGVMGLIGLYCSIEFKKSWLAIIAAYLFALAYFQFFILPLGTSGGGFAAPLQIVQSFAPIAAAPSAPAVAAPVAAGLGFLTINPQINPAVVSISAVQTNSIFAALIVALIGFGPYTAASNAVYVQIISFYAALFGYFISRFFFFAILLSLCLWTMARKLNYDFFEAIGQVIHEEALRIKPIYRLRLRREAWLPDGRNPVRLKEVREFFGRKSLLLLTWMGFLAILSPILLVRYSSFDVSILGVKRLILWRPLLEGWTAALIPFLVLPYAANAVRREVNHGTWEQLLSTALGPWRIVLGKIGAGMQWFSLQFWAFFAIFILVGFSSRQALSPEAAINRQMIWNSLIFAYASGLFLLSAGLAASATLRNTAAAYGLCALIGAVHLLGGGYFSLPDAGSFAVARYVGLTALASALLWFYCVKRLEKTVERSSAV from the coding sequence GTGAATTCGCAAAATCTGGATGAAGAGTTGATGTTTGCGCAAGATTACGTTATGGACGAAGCGGCGCAACAGCGGAGGTATTGGCTCTCCATTCTTTTTTCCGGGCCGCGCGTCGTCAACAATCCCATCATCATGCGGGAGTTGCTGTCGCGGCTGCGCGGCGTGGGATCGTTCGTTTTTCTGGGCGTTTTTATTGCAACATGTTCCTTCGCCTTCTGCGCCATCTGGCAAGAGTTGCAAAACACCCCCGACGGTTGGCTGCTGGAGTCGCGCCGTTATTTCCTCCTATTCAACGTCTGCATCGGCGGAGCGATTTGCTTGACGGTTCCCCTATTGGGCGCTACCTGCTTCAACATCGAACACGAGCGGCGGACGTGGGAAATGCTGCTAGCGGCGCCGCTCAATCTCTCAGCGATCCTTTTAGGTAAATTGATCTCTTCCATCGCCTTCGCCGTTTTGGCGTTGACTTCGATTATTCCCTTATACGGAATGTTCGCCACCGTCGCCAAAACATCCTACGCCGAATTAATTTTTTCCGTATTGTTTCTCTTCGAAGCGATCGGAGTTATGGGATTGATTGGTTTGTATTGCTCCATCGAATTCAAGAAGAGTTGGTTGGCGATTATCGCCGCCTATCTTTTCGCCCTGGCCTATTTCCAATTTTTCATATTGCCGCTTGGAACTTCCGGAGGCGGTTTTGCTGCTCCCCTACAAATCGTTCAATCCTTCGCCCCCATAGCAGCGGCGCCCTCCGCCCCTGCCGTCGCTGCGCCCGTAGCGGCTGGACTTGGATTTTTGACCATCAATCCCCAAATCAATCCGGCGGTGGTCTCCATCTCCGCCGTGCAGACCAATTCAATCTTCGCGGCGCTTATCGTGGCGCTTATCGGCTTCGGGCCGTATACCGCCGCTTCGAATGCGGTATATGTACAGATCATTTCATTCTATGCGGCTCTATTCGGCTATTTCATTTCAAGGTTTTTTTTCTTTGCAATTCTCTTAAGTCTTTGTTTATGGACAATGGCGCGCAAGTTGAATTACGACTTTTTCGAAGCCATCGGCCAGGTCATCCACGAAGAAGCGTTGCGCATCAAGCCCATCTACCGTCTGCGCCTGCGGCGAGAAGCGTGGCTGCCCGACGGACGCAATCCGGTGCGGCTGAAAGAAGTGCGGGAATTTTTCGGGCGCAAGAGTCTGCTACTATTAACCTGGATGGGATTCTTGGCAATTTTGAGCCCAATACTGCTGGTTCGTTACAGCAGCTTCGACGTATCCATTCTAGGAGTAAAGCGCCTCATCCTATGGCGGCCGCTGCTAGAGGGATGGACGGCGGCGCTGATTCCCTTTCTGGTTTTGCCCTACGCCGCCAACGCCGTCCGCCGCGAGGTGAATCATGGGACATGGGAGCAACTCTTGTCGACGGCGCTCGGCCCCTGGCGCATCGTGTTGGGCAAGATCGGCGCGGGGATGCAATGGTTCAGCCTGCAATTCTGGGCTTTCTTCGCCATCTTTATCCTCGTGGGCTTTTCTTCTAGGCAGGCACTGTCCCCAGAAGCGGCTATCAATCGCCAAATGATCTGGAACTCATTGATCTTCGCTTATGCCAGCGGATTGTTTCTGCTCAGCGCGGGACTCGCGGCGTCGGCGACGCTGCGCAATACGGCGGCAGCCTACGGTCTCTGCGCCCTCATCGGTGCGGTTCATCTGCTCGGCGGCGGATATTTCAGTCTTCCGGATGCAGGATCGTTCGCAGTGGCGAGATATGTCGGCCTTACGGCGCTGGCCTCGGCGCTATTATGGTTCTATTGCGTGAAAAGATTGGAAAAGACCGTCGAGCGAAGCAGCGCCGTCTGA
- a CDS encoding LptE family protein — MKNIRSLTFFPFFLLAAGIVMNSCGAHSPRTLAERHRSIHIPVFKNETLQYAIEENLTRAMIAAFQRDGRLKVVPHSAADLEMKTRIAAVALSPVAFSDLDRAVGYSMSITLYVSVVDAGSGEIVMPERPFQASGSFLLSNAPGAAQTQDISDILAAQALSYLIEGW, encoded by the coding sequence ATGAAAAACATTCGCTCTCTCACCTTTTTTCCGTTCTTCCTCCTAGCGGCGGGAATCGTCATGAATTCCTGCGGCGCCCATTCTCCGCGAACCCTGGCGGAACGCCATCGATCCATCCATATCCCCGTTTTCAAAAACGAGACGCTGCAATACGCCATTGAAGAAAATTTAACCCGCGCCATGATCGCCGCTTTTCAGCGGGATGGACGCTTGAAAGTCGTTCCCCATTCGGCGGCGGATTTGGAGATGAAAACGAGAATCGCCGCTGTCGCATTGTCTCCCGTGGCTTTTTCCGACCTCGACCGGGCGGTAGGCTACTCCATGAGCATCACCCTCTACGTCAGCGTCGTTGACGCAGGATCTGGCGAAATCGTTATGCCGGAAAGACCCTTCCAAGCTTCCGGCTCCTTCCTCTTGAGCAACGCGCCCGGCGCTGCCCAGACGCAGGATATTTCCGATATTCTCGCGGCGCAGGCGCTGAGTTATCTGATCGAAGGATGGTAA
- the holA gene encoding DNA polymerase III subunit delta → MLFIVEDALSLDNEIASLIKTRFGGEETETHRFDVREEEIYKAVEEAQSDSLFTPHKIVILANVDEARTDGVEFLLNYISRPLGDAIAILTASEDNAAVKKLAKALKLDKAAHLKKTPIDKIRKSVEHHCAEHKIKIDKKALDFFLQSCGQDAVSAKGEMDKLLLWAGDGGTITLQDCQQLLLSESEEIIWTLTDAVADKNAAKALQAFDRLLSQGSEPIAIIGSLTRTFRQLLSCITLAEDKIPAKEWPSKLGLKGYPLEKTIQFSRKFSFSAMKRGIALLRQADEDFKGGKGGAAERPQIMERLLIDLCRLETP, encoded by the coding sequence ATGTTATTCATCGTCGAGGATGCTTTGAGTTTAGACAACGAAATCGCTTCCTTGATTAAAACGCGCTTCGGCGGAGAAGAGACGGAGACGCACCGATTCGATGTAAGAGAAGAAGAAATTTACAAAGCCGTCGAAGAAGCCCAATCCGACTCTCTTTTTACGCCCCATAAAATCGTCATCCTGGCCAATGTGGACGAGGCCAGGACGGACGGAGTCGAGTTTTTGCTCAATTATATCTCCCGGCCATTAGGCGACGCGATTGCGATCTTGACGGCGTCAGAAGATAATGCCGCCGTTAAAAAACTGGCCAAAGCGTTGAAATTGGATAAAGCGGCTCATCTAAAAAAAACGCCGATCGATAAAATCCGAAAATCCGTGGAACACCATTGCGCCGAACATAAAATTAAAATCGATAAGAAAGCGCTGGATTTTTTTCTCCAATCCTGCGGCCAGGACGCCGTCTCGGCAAAAGGCGAAATGGATAAACTGCTCCTCTGGGCGGGAGACGGCGGAACGATTACCCTGCAAGATTGCCAACAGCTGTTATTGAGCGAGAGCGAAGAGATTATTTGGACATTGACCGACGCCGTCGCGGACAAAAACGCCGCCAAGGCTTTGCAAGCGTTCGATCGCCTGCTTTCCCAAGGCTCGGAACCGATCGCCATCATCGGCTCCCTGACCAGGACGTTCCGCCAGCTGTTATCGTGCATAACCTTGGCGGAAGATAAGATTCCCGCCAAGGAATGGCCATCCAAATTAGGACTGAAAGGATACCCCTTGGAAAAAACCATCCAATTCAGCCGTAAATTTTCCTTTTCCGCCATGAAACGGGGAATCGCCCTGCTCCGCCAAGCGGACGAAGACTTCAAAGGCGGCAAAGGCGGAGCGGCGGAGCGGCCACAAATTATGGAACGCCTGTTGATTGACCTTTGCCGTCTGGAAACGCCATAA
- the tnpA gene encoding IS200/IS605 family transposase: protein MKEYRHGTHTVYEIHLHLVWITKYRRAVLTGEVGNRVRELIREICGAHEVSIMKGHVSKDHIHLLVSIPPQVTISRLVQWLKGKTSYKLMHEFPHLKKAFWGRHLWARGYFCCSTGNITDEMIAEYISHQNHETDQDFRVEG, encoded by the coding sequence ATGAAAGAATATCGACACGGAACACATACAGTATACGAAATTCATCTGCATTTGGTGTGGATCACGAAATATCGCCGAGCGGTATTGACCGGGGAAGTAGGGAATCGAGTGAGAGAATTGATCCGAGAGATATGTGGAGCCCATGAGGTAAGTATAATGAAAGGCCATGTATCGAAGGATCATATCCACCTTCTGGTGTCGATACCGCCGCAAGTCACCATCAGTCGGCTGGTACAATGGCTGAAAGGGAAGACGTCGTATAAGTTGATGCATGAGTTTCCCCACCTGAAGAAAGCCTTTTGGGGACGCCATCTGTGGGCGCGAGGCTATTTTTGTTGCAGTACCGGCAATATAACGGACGAGATGATAGCGGAGTATATCTCGCACCAGAATCATGAGACGGATCAAGATTTTCGAGTAGAGGGTTAA